A window from Candidatus Eremiobacterota bacterium encodes these proteins:
- a CDS encoding RNA-binding protein, which translates to MNIYVGNLPYEVSEDDLREAFEAYGQVSSATIIKDKFSGKSKGFGFVEMADAAQGKVAIDNLNGKDFKGRAMKVNEAHPRADRRDGGGRGGARGGGGGWRE; encoded by the coding sequence ATGAATATCTACGTTGGAAACCTGCCCTACGAAGTGAGCGAGGATGATCTCAGGGAGGCATTTGAGGCTTACGGGCAGGTATCATCGGCAACTATCATCAAGGACAAGTTCAGCGGGAAATCAAAAGGATTTGGCTTTGTGGAAATGGCCGATGCCGCCCAGGGAAAAGTCGCCATAGATAACCTCAATGGCAAGGATTTCAAGGGAAGAGCGATGAAAGTCAATGAGGCCCATCCCAGGGCTGACCGCCGCGACGGCGGAGGCAGGGGGGGGGCCAGGGGCGGCGGAGGCGGCTGGAGAGAATAA